ATTCTTCGTCTCTGAAAGAAGACAATTAGCCGAAAAATATCGTGGAAATAGCTTTTAAACAGAAACTGACTAGTTTCTGCATATATTGAAGCTTgagatgacaaacattttatCAATTATATAGTATCCATTTCCCCAGGGTATGCAGAGTACGGTTCGCTATCTGTTTACCTTTTTTTTAACGATCTGGCAAGACTACCCGATGTCCGTTATGCGCAGGCGCTGCTCgttatattttatataccACCCCATACCAGAATAAAATATTCATTTAAGCTAGCTCCTGCTGCGTTTTCTGCTCAATTAATAGTTtatcaaacaacaaacaatgTCTGCCTACTCAAGTGCTTCCACTACCCAGGCCACTGGTAATAGATATGCATCCAATTCATTTGAATTTTCAGTAAAAAACTAACGATTTATCGCACGTCACAGGAACAGGAGCATCGGACTTGGACACAGAATCGGTGGAGGTGCTGCGGGAGCGCCTGAGCACCATGAAGCGTCTGATGGCAGAACGCACGGCCCAGCAGCAGAACAATCCTGCATCCACAGAGGAAATTTTTTCCACCAAGCGTCACCGGTCCGCGGGCATTATTGACGGAAACTTCCTCAGCATCGCCTTTGGCGGTGCTCTGCTGGTGATTATCACGGTTTCGGTTTACGCCTTCTACAATCTGTACCATGCCATACTCAAGAAGTTCCCCTCCCACCACGAGGAGCTGTAAGCTGCAAGGCTTTCCATGTATTACCATTATGcatttaataataaaaatacgtaGTTTGAATTGAAGTGAAACCGACGAGCAGAAGAAACCACTTGGTGGGGGATGATTATTTGCTGTTTAGCATTCGGGTTAATCAACGCCATTTATTGGAGTTCAACTCAGTACAAAAAATCAATGTTCTTTAGTTTTTACACGTTCGTTAGGCTCGAATTAAACTACAACTAAATAGGGAAATAGGGAAGGGGCTGGGCCGAATGCATcgacagcaaaaacaaaagggGCGTTGGTAAAATATGATATATATAGCTATGAAGACCATCAAAAATAACACAAAAGTATCAAGTATCCAGTATAGAGATAGAGTTAAAACAAGACGAGAAGGAACACTTTTGGGGGGGCAAAACCACCATGGTTGGTTGATTTAATTTGATTTGGCTTACTCGCTAGCTACAATGGAAACTCCTATACCTTCCGCTTTCTCATTTACACACATAAATGTTAGCTAAACTCCTATTCTATTATTTATGATTTATGAATTTACTTTATTCTgcgttttatttttttctagaTTTTTGTGAATAATAACTAGTATCCGTTTTGTTATGGGTTTTCTTTGCTTTGTTTAATTGCATAAAGATTTAGTGTTCTGATCTTTGCTACACTGTGTGGCATGGTTTGCTGCTCAGTGCAACAGTTCTACTAATTGTATTACATAGTtgtttgtcgtgtcgtttgcGACGCGGCATTAGATTAGACAATTTGAATTTGGAACCTAGTCGAAAAGTTTATAGAAAGACATTAAAGTTGTTGAAAAACTGTGGGCTATTATCTGTAATtgttgtggctgttgttgtCGCCATCTGCTAGTTGTCGTGTCGCCAATCTGTGGATGTTGGGGAGAGCCTGCTGTATGTCTGGCTGGGTATGTGGTTGTGGGGGTTTggttttctttgctttttacaatttttttaattccCTACTCTTTGACTGACTTTGCACCGCCGGACATTCCTGCCGCACTCGCACCCGTCCCTCCCCCTCctgatgatgctgctgctcctccggaTAACATCTTCCTTTGCTTTCTTGTTAATCAGATGTTGTCAACGGAATCAGCATCGTCCTCTGAGCTGATCTCGTCGCCGAACTCGATGTCCTCGTCGAAGCCATCCTCCACGAATGTGACTGTCTCGTTGATGCGCACCGATTCGGGGAACTCACCGTATGTCTTCAGATTCCTGGCCTCGTCGGGCGTGTACTTCAGGATGACATCGGCCTTCGAGTCCTGATAGTCACGCAATCCGACCAATATGATATCGCCCTGATTGATCCACACCTGCAAAAGAAAGCACAACAATGTTATCATCATCATTCAATTGGGAAAAGCCACAAAGTACACGTCTCTTTCTCCTTGTCTTTCCCTGCCCTTTTTCTGTTATGAGTAATTCTTGCGGCAAAAAGAGCAAACACAATTTGCAGTCTTGTATTCTGTGTAATAGATAAAAGATAGCTGATCTTTGGGGCAGGCCCCGTGCCTGGCCAACAATTCGGGGTATTTCACAAACGTGcgcaaccacaaccacaaccttTGGATTGGGGTGCCAACAAGAAGGTtccatttttggtcagtttcgggcaCATCATTTCACCAGGAGCCTATGGCCATCCGTAAAGGAGGGGCTCTCCACTCAGTTTGCTCACGTGAGGGCTTTGGAATAATTAACTTTTCACGGATTGCAATCAGTTGGAAGTACTTGAAATATCATCACAATACACATTGATAATAGTCAGCAAAGCGAGTGGAATAGCAAAAGGAATGTAGATTAGAGCTAGAGAACAAGTCCAAACGCGTCGCGAGTCACATATCAGTGATAATGTGCAAGCCAAAAATTGGTTAAACCAGGTCTTAGTTCCAGGAAATAATGCGCGTTTGGCTGTACATACAACTGATGCGATAAGGCAAGGCTGTATCGAGATACCTTTCAACCGCAACCGAGGAATAACAATGCTCTTGAGCAAACATTTGCCTAATCAGATGCCAGATTTCAGATTCCAGGAGTAGCAGCGTGACAACAGATTGAGATTTCCTCACACTCGTGACGTCAGCGGAAACATTGGCAGATTATGTGGAGCAGCGCTGATACGCAACGATACGAAACGATATGGTATGATATGAATGCAGTAAACAAGAGAGAAACCCCCAGCCTGGTAgttgttttatttgttttat
This region of Drosophila miranda strain MSH22 chromosome 2, D.miranda_PacBio2.1, whole genome shotgun sequence genomic DNA includes:
- the LOC108156803 gene encoding uncharacterized protein LOC108156803: MSAYSSASTTQATGTGASDLDTESVEVLRERLSTMKRLMAERTAQQQNNPASTEEIFSTKRHRSAGIIDGNFLSIAFGGALLVIITVSVYAFYNLYHAILKKFPSHHEEL
- the LOC108156802 gene encoding eukaryotic translation initiation factor 1A, X-chromosomal; translation: MPKNKGKGGKNRRRGKNENEFEKRELIFKEDQQEYAQVTKMLGNGRLEAMCFDGVKRLCHIRGKLRKKVWINQGDIILVGLRDYQDSKADVILKYTPDEARNLKTYGEFPESVRINETVTFVEDGFDEDIEFGDEISSEDDADSVDNI